A part of Polynucleobacter sp. MG-Unter2-18 genomic DNA contains:
- a CDS encoding DEAD/DEAH box helicase, with product MLFTDLGLSEPILRAISEEGYTSPTPIQEKSIPAVLKGGDLLAAAQTGTGKTAGFTLPILQRLSSTAKTSGKRQLRVLILTPTRELAAQVQESVVTYGKYTGLKSTVIFGGVGANPQIKAIAAGLDILVATPGRLLDLMSQNCVSLANIEILVLDEADRMLDMGFLRDIKKILAVLPKQRQNLLFSATFSTEIKALADGLLNSPALIEVARSNSTNDAIAQLIHPVDRNQKHPLLAHLIKSNQWQQVLVFTRTKHGANKLVTQLEKDSITAMAIHGNKSQSARTKALAEFKDGKITVLVATDIAARGIDIDQLPHVVNYDLPNVSEDYVHRIGRTGRAGSNGVAVSLVCVDEHQMLRDIEKLIKQKLPQEVIAGFEPDPNAVAQPIQLRSQQHQQSRKPRPGNTGGGNGGARPPAKRSSPPKRSFNR from the coding sequence ATGTTATTTACAGATCTTGGTTTATCAGAACCCATTCTTCGCGCGATTAGCGAGGAAGGCTATACCAGCCCTACCCCTATTCAAGAAAAATCAATCCCCGCCGTATTGAAGGGTGGAGATTTACTTGCCGCCGCTCAAACTGGTACCGGTAAAACTGCCGGCTTTACCCTGCCGATTCTCCAGCGCTTAAGCAGTACGGCTAAGACCAGTGGCAAGCGTCAATTACGTGTATTGATTTTGACCCCCACCCGCGAACTAGCTGCTCAGGTTCAAGAATCCGTCGTTACCTACGGCAAATACACTGGTCTTAAATCGACTGTTATTTTTGGCGGCGTCGGCGCTAATCCCCAAATCAAAGCCATTGCTGCAGGGCTCGATATTTTGGTGGCAACACCAGGTCGCTTGCTCGACTTAATGTCACAGAACTGTGTCTCACTAGCCAATATTGAAATTCTGGTACTTGATGAAGCAGATCGCATGTTGGATATGGGCTTCTTGCGGGACATTAAAAAGATCCTAGCAGTATTACCAAAGCAACGGCAGAACTTATTATTTTCAGCGACCTTCTCTACTGAGATCAAAGCATTAGCTGATGGCTTACTGAATTCACCAGCATTAATTGAAGTAGCGCGAAGCAATAGCACCAATGACGCTATTGCCCAACTCATCCACCCAGTAGACAGAAATCAAAAACACCCTTTGTTAGCCCATCTGATTAAATCCAATCAGTGGCAGCAGGTTCTGGTGTTTACTCGCACTAAACATGGCGCCAATAAATTGGTTACTCAGCTTGAGAAAGATAGCATTACCGCCATGGCTATCCATGGCAATAAGAGTCAGAGTGCTCGTACCAAAGCTTTAGCAGAATTTAAAGATGGGAAAATCACTGTCTTAGTCGCTACTGATATTGCAGCAAGAGGTATCGATATTGATCAACTACCCCACGTTGTGAACTACGACCTGCCAAATGTCTCTGAGGATTATGTTCACCGCATCGGTAGAACCGGCAGAGCTGGCTCAAACGGGGTTGCGGTTTCTTTAGTCTGCGTTGACGAACATCAGATGCTCCGAGATATTGAAAAATTGATCAAGCAAAAGCTGCCGCAAGAAGTGATCGCTGGATTTGAACCCGATCCAAATGCCGTAGCGCAACCAATCCAATTAAGAAGCCAGCAACACCAGCAATCCAGAAAACCTCGACCAGGTAATACTGGTGGTGGTAACGGCGGAGCCAGGCCTCCAGCTAAACGCAGTAGCCCACCCAAACGCAGCTTTAATCGATAA
- the mmsB gene encoding 3-hydroxyisobutyrate dehydrogenase: protein MKVAFLGLGNMGLPMALNLVKAGHQVQGFDLVQTQLDAFKAGGGFPVLSASDAVADADVIISMLPASRHVEALYLGNSGLLAVANPKALLIDCSTISPKVSQAVAAQAKAKGFAMIDAPVSGGTAGAQAGTLTFMVGGDAVDVDRARPLLEKMGKNIFHAGTSGSGQTVKVCNNMLLGIQMLGTSEALRLGIANGMDPKVLSDIMSKSSGRNWVLELYNPCPGVMDSVPSSKGYAGGFGVDLMLKDLGLATENASDLDEGVPLGELSRKLYEVHSQAGNGQLDFSSVFNLKLD, encoded by the coding sequence ATGAAAGTCGCATTTTTAGGTTTGGGCAATATGGGTCTTCCTATGGCCCTTAATTTAGTGAAAGCAGGTCACCAGGTTCAGGGGTTTGATCTGGTTCAGACTCAACTGGATGCTTTTAAGGCTGGCGGCGGATTTCCTGTGCTGAGTGCATCCGACGCCGTTGCTGATGCAGATGTCATTATTAGCATGCTCCCGGCCTCACGACATGTTGAGGCTTTGTACTTGGGTAATTCTGGCTTACTTGCCGTAGCTAATCCCAAGGCCTTACTCATTGACTGCTCGACGATTTCTCCGAAGGTATCGCAAGCTGTCGCTGCCCAAGCAAAAGCCAAAGGCTTTGCCATGATTGATGCACCCGTATCTGGAGGAACCGCTGGTGCTCAGGCTGGAACCTTGACCTTTATGGTCGGTGGAGATGCCGTAGATGTTGATCGTGCTCGACCATTGCTAGAGAAGATGGGTAAGAATATCTTTCATGCAGGTACAAGCGGTAGCGGCCAAACTGTGAAGGTCTGCAACAACATGCTCTTGGGTATTCAGATGCTTGGCACGAGCGAGGCATTGCGCCTGGGCATTGCTAATGGCATGGACCCAAAGGTACTCTCCGACATCATGTCTAAGAGCTCTGGGCGTAACTGGGTGTTAGAGCTCTACAACCCTTGTCCTGGGGTCATGGATAGCGTGCCATCTTCAAAAGGCTATGCGGGTGGCTTTGGCGTAGATTTGATGCTAAAAGATCTTGGCTTAGCCACTGAAAATGCAAGTGATTTAGATGAGGGCGTTCCACTCGGAGAGTTATCCCGCAAACTCTACGAAGTCCATAGTCAAGCCGGCAATGGGCAACTCGACTTTTCTAGCGTATTTAATCTCAAGCTAGATTGA
- a CDS encoding DUF1330 domain-containing protein produces MTIKVIGLIQLNDLEAFEEYRSQVGDTVSLYQGKILSRGSFNAFLWNELQCDSFSAVVELEFPDLEHSESWANSPEYQNLLAIRSKAMKLTLFSVSL; encoded by the coding sequence ATGACGATTAAAGTAATTGGTCTTATTCAGCTAAATGATCTTGAGGCATTTGAGGAGTACCGGTCGCAAGTAGGAGATACAGTCAGCCTCTATCAGGGCAAGATCCTCTCTCGTGGATCGTTCAACGCATTTTTATGGAATGAATTGCAATGTGATTCCTTTAGCGCCGTTGTAGAGTTAGAGTTCCCAGATCTAGAGCACTCAGAATCGTGGGCCAATAGCCCTGAGTATCAAAACTTACTGGCGATTCGCAGTAAAGCGATGAAGCTCACGTTATTTTCTGTCAGCCTATAA
- a CDS encoding rhodanese homology domain-containing protein, with amino-acid sequence MSIKNQDYAFVRNKLLKKEEVALLDVREEDPHAQEHPLFAANLPLSRIEVDALSKLPRKDVPIVTLDDGEGLAQLAAERLSKLGYIDVAVFEGGVTGWKAAGGEVFKDVNVPSKSFGEFVESKRHTPSLSAQEVKKLIDDKEDVVVVDVRRFDEYQTMSIPTGISVPGAELVLRLPELAPNPKTKIIVNCAGRTRSIIGTQSLINAGIPNEVNALRNGTIGWTLAGQELDKGQSRKFKEVSESTAAKAAECARSVADQAGVKRVKLADIEQWKSQAERTTYFFDTRTPEEYEAGHLPGFRSTPGGQLVQETEMVAPVRGARIVLSDPSGVRANMPASWLAQMAWDVYVIDDIKVTDLTEKGSWVAPQPQMPQIQMVDANTAASWLKDDAKTICIDLSTHANYVKGHIPGSWFALRSQFASALKNLPVANRYVLTSTTGDLAVFAAQEIQGLTQAEVHVLSGGNAAWIKAGLDLEKGATHLASPPMDRYKRPYEGTSVDPAAMQAYLDWEFGLVDQLGKDGTHHFWVL; translated from the coding sequence ATGTCCATCAAAAATCAAGACTATGCATTTGTCCGTAATAAGTTACTCAAAAAAGAAGAGGTCGCCCTTTTAGATGTTCGCGAGGAAGATCCTCACGCACAAGAACATCCTTTGTTTGCAGCCAATCTTCCACTCTCACGGATTGAGGTTGATGCGCTCAGTAAGCTCCCTAGAAAAGATGTGCCGATTGTGACACTTGATGATGGTGAAGGGCTTGCGCAATTGGCGGCAGAAAGACTTTCTAAGCTTGGCTATATAGATGTTGCCGTGTTTGAAGGCGGCGTTACAGGATGGAAAGCTGCTGGCGGAGAAGTCTTTAAGGACGTGAATGTTCCCAGCAAATCTTTTGGTGAATTTGTGGAATCTAAGCGGCATACACCTTCCCTGTCAGCACAAGAAGTGAAGAAATTAATTGATGATAAGGAAGATGTAGTGGTGGTGGATGTCCGTCGCTTCGATGAATATCAAACCATGAGTATTCCGACGGGTATTAGCGTACCTGGTGCAGAGCTGGTTTTGCGCCTTCCAGAATTAGCACCTAATCCAAAAACGAAGATCATCGTCAATTGCGCAGGAAGAACCCGCAGCATTATTGGCACTCAATCACTGATTAATGCTGGCATTCCAAATGAAGTGAATGCATTACGTAATGGCACGATTGGCTGGACCTTGGCTGGTCAAGAGCTTGATAAAGGTCAAAGTCGTAAATTCAAAGAGGTAAGCGAAAGTACTGCCGCCAAAGCTGCTGAGTGCGCACGCAGCGTCGCAGATCAGGCTGGTGTGAAGCGAGTGAAGCTTGCTGATATCGAGCAATGGAAATCCCAAGCTGAACGGACTACCTATTTCTTTGACACAAGAACACCTGAAGAATATGAAGCAGGTCACCTGCCTGGATTTAGGTCAACACCGGGCGGGCAATTAGTTCAAGAAACAGAAATGGTAGCGCCTGTTCGTGGTGCTCGTATCGTGCTATCCGATCCGAGTGGTGTGAGAGCCAATATGCCAGCATCATGGCTTGCGCAGATGGCTTGGGATGTCTATGTCATTGATGACATCAAAGTAACGGATCTGACGGAAAAAGGATCTTGGGTTGCGCCTCAGCCGCAAATGCCTCAAATTCAGATGGTAGATGCGAATACTGCTGCATCATGGTTAAAGGATGATGCCAAGACAATTTGCATTGATCTCAGCACCCATGCAAATTATGTCAAAGGTCACATTCCTGGCAGTTGGTTTGCACTACGCTCTCAATTTGCCAGCGCCTTAAAGAATCTTCCTGTAGCCAATCGTTACGTTCTCACCAGCACTACGGGTGATTTAGCTGTATTTGCTGCACAAGAAATTCAGGGTCTCACTCAGGCGGAAGTACACGTATTGTCTGGAGGTAATGCGGCATGGATCAAAGCTGGCCTTGATCTTGAAAAAGGGGCTACACATCTAGCCTCACCCCCAATGGATCGCTACAAGCGGCCATACGAGGGAACCAGCGTTGATCCAGCTGCGATGCAAGCCTACCTGGATTGGGAATTTGGTTTAGTAGATCAACTTGGTAAGGATGGAACCCATCACTTCTGGGTGCTTTGA
- a CDS encoding TIGR02450 family Trp-rich protein, whose protein sequence is MSSKEKNLLSPKKLLLSKWTAVKPSHKRKHFLVSKVILPELPETAIEFVELEAVFDQHSQIIPWRELKDTEVWLQGWV, encoded by the coding sequence ATGAGCTCTAAAGAGAAAAACCTCCTTAGCCCCAAAAAATTACTACTCAGTAAATGGACGGCAGTAAAGCCAAGCCATAAGAGAAAACACTTTTTAGTCAGTAAAGTCATTCTTCCAGAGTTACCAGAGACGGCAATTGAGTTTGTAGAGCTTGAGGCGGTTTTTGACCAGCATTCCCAAATCATTCCTTGGCGTGAGCTTAAGGATACTGAAGTCTGGCTCCAAGGTTGGGTATAA
- a CDS encoding group II truncated hemoglobin codes for MSDRKNLYDMIGGAAKVEELVDRFYDLMALEEPFEALRAIHSQDLSSSREKLKLFLSGWLGGPDVYSPKHGHPMLRARHLPFKIGLKERNQWLACMYRAMEDCGIDSQIGAQLEESFFNTADWMRNQPN; via the coding sequence ATGAGCGATAGAAAAAACCTATATGACATGATTGGTGGCGCAGCAAAGGTTGAGGAGCTGGTAGATCGCTTCTACGATTTAATGGCGCTAGAAGAACCCTTCGAAGCATTGAGAGCCATTCATTCCCAAGACTTATCGAGCTCCCGAGAAAAGCTCAAACTCTTTTTGTCAGGTTGGCTGGGAGGGCCAGACGTCTATTCTCCGAAGCATGGTCACCCCATGCTACGCGCTCGGCACTTACCCTTCAAGATTGGCCTCAAAGAGCGTAATCAATGGCTAGCCTGCATGTATCGCGCAATGGAGGATTGCGGAATTGATAGTCAGATTGGCGCCCAGCTAGAAGAGTCTTTTTTTAATACTGCCGACTGGATGAGAAATCAGCCAAACTAA
- a CDS encoding aminoacetone oxidase family FAD-binding enzyme, whose amino-acid sequence MSKAWDAIIIGGGAAGLFCAGVAGQLGKKVLVLDHADILCEKIRISGGGRCNFTNLHSSPANFLSLNPHFVKSALARYPSKEFIKLVQTYRIAYHEKHQGQLFCDDSAKQIIEMLLAECAKGHVDIRHPVQVESISHEAGSWHVKTHSGIERSRSLVMATGGLPVPAIGATAFSLDIAKQFGLKVIDPRPALVPLSFTSGEFDNLIELSGLSLPVRIAAGSKGHRYGACRFNEDLLLTHKGLSGPAVLQASSYWAEGEEIHVDWLGAVEANGQFSCDELFNHEDNRLKLTENILASVMPLRLAKAFAEQKNLLGKKWAEVSKKDRHSLKELITNWSVKPAGTLGWKKAEVMLGGVDTKELDGQTMMARNHPGLYFIGECVDITGHLGGHNFQWAWASGFACAQSI is encoded by the coding sequence ATGAGTAAGGCATGGGATGCCATCATTATTGGCGGTGGAGCTGCTGGACTCTTTTGTGCTGGTGTTGCTGGTCAATTAGGTAAGAAAGTCTTAGTGCTTGACCATGCTGATATCTTATGTGAAAAAATTCGGATTAGTGGTGGGGGGCGATGCAACTTCACCAACTTGCATAGTAGCCCAGCAAACTTTCTTTCCCTAAACCCCCATTTTGTAAAAAGTGCTTTAGCGCGTTATCCCTCAAAAGAATTTATTAAGCTAGTACAGACTTATCGGATTGCTTATCACGAGAAACATCAGGGTCAATTATTTTGCGATGATTCAGCAAAGCAAATTATCGAGATGTTGCTTGCTGAATGCGCTAAAGGTCATGTCGATATCCGCCATCCAGTCCAGGTGGAATCGATCTCTCATGAAGCAGGTAGCTGGCATGTGAAAACACATTCCGGCATTGAGAGATCAAGATCTCTGGTAATGGCAACCGGGGGTCTACCAGTCCCTGCAATTGGCGCAACGGCATTCTCGCTAGATATTGCTAAGCAATTTGGGCTGAAGGTCATTGATCCTCGTCCTGCTTTGGTACCGCTGTCATTTACTTCCGGCGAGTTTGATAACCTCATTGAATTATCTGGTCTAAGTTTGCCAGTGCGCATTGCGGCAGGCTCCAAGGGACATCGTTATGGTGCATGTCGCTTTAACGAGGATCTACTCCTAACGCACAAGGGCCTGTCCGGACCTGCAGTTTTACAGGCTAGCAGTTACTGGGCCGAAGGTGAGGAAATTCATGTTGATTGGTTGGGTGCAGTGGAGGCTAACGGACAATTTAGTTGTGATGAATTATTTAATCATGAGGATAACCGCCTCAAATTGACAGAGAATATCTTGGCTTCAGTAATGCCATTGCGTTTAGCAAAAGCATTTGCTGAGCAAAAAAATCTCCTAGGTAAAAAATGGGCTGAAGTCTCTAAAAAGGATCGCCATTCACTGAAAGAGCTCATTACCAATTGGTCAGTCAAGCCAGCTGGAACGCTGGGCTGGAAAAAAGCTGAGGTCATGTTGGGCGGTGTAGATACTAAAGAGCTCGATGGTCAAACCATGATGGCCCGAAACCATCCGGGCTTATATTTCATTGGTGAGTGTGTTGATATCACGGGACATCTTGGGGGTCATAACTTTCAGTGGGCTTGGGCTAGCGGCTTTGCCTGCGCCCAATCCATTTAG
- a CDS encoding LOG family protein produces MSPRLPVNNSQTITDFLNLQKSQLAEDSSKDSYQFAFDDQAFLARRETLGLRFQLELLKPEILLHEHGIEHTITVFGSTRFISCEKARDLEKQANTPETIAEAKRALLHCKYYDSAREFGSIVASYNATQSEDRNKLHIATGGGPGIMEAANRGAFEAGDKSIGFNISLPREQHPNSYLTPGLSFRFHYFAIRKMHFMLRARAIVAYPGGFGSFDELFEVLTLMQTKKVERFPIILVGKTFWQEVINFKQMLDHGVIDQADMELIHFVETADEAWAVIRNWYQLA; encoded by the coding sequence ATGAGTCCAAGACTCCCTGTAAATAACTCTCAAACAATTACGGATTTTCTGAATCTTCAAAAAAGCCAGTTGGCAGAAGACAGCTCTAAAGACTCCTATCAATTTGCATTTGATGACCAAGCATTTTTGGCTCGTCGAGAAACTTTAGGATTGCGCTTTCAATTGGAATTACTCAAGCCGGAGATCTTATTGCATGAGCACGGTATTGAGCATACGATTACCGTTTTTGGATCCACCCGTTTTATATCCTGTGAAAAAGCCCGAGATCTGGAAAAGCAGGCCAATACCCCAGAGACGATAGCTGAAGCCAAACGCGCTTTACTGCACTGCAAGTATTACGATTCAGCCAGAGAGTTTGGATCCATTGTTGCAAGCTATAACGCAACGCAATCCGAAGATCGAAACAAACTTCACATTGCCACTGGTGGAGGCCCTGGAATTATGGAGGCCGCTAATCGTGGTGCATTTGAAGCTGGGGATAAAAGTATTGGTTTTAATATCAGCCTGCCAAGAGAGCAGCATCCCAATTCCTACCTGACCCCAGGTTTGAGCTTTCGCTTTCATTATTTTGCAATTCGTAAAATGCATTTCATGCTCAGGGCAAGAGCAATTGTGGCCTACCCAGGCGGCTTTGGTTCCTTTGACGAGCTTTTCGAAGTCCTCACCTTGATGCAAACCAAAAAAGTGGAACGATTCCCAATCATCTTAGTTGGAAAGACATTTTGGCAAGAGGTGATCAACTTCAAGCAAATGCTAGATCATGGCGTGATAGATCAGGCGGATATGGAATTAATCCATTTTGTCGAGACTGCCGATGAGGCTTGGGCTGTGATTCGGAATTGGTATCAATTGGCCTAA
- a CDS encoding NAD(P)H-hydrate dehydratase, which produces MDMTPPKELRSLELITRLQRAPTEHKGSAGKVLLVGGAPGMAGALMLSGKAALHLGAGWTILEMLDPTSAHALPEQAELMIRLASFNAQTQLETTAPDVIAIGPGLGFSALARDWLIASLSYPKVPLVIDADALNLIADNPEFLDLLKQRNTAFPGMTVLTPHPGEAAHLLNMTAAGIQANRAAALSDLVKLTNSIVVLKGQHTLVASPLHSAEQCSQGNPGMAIGGMGDVLTGTIAAIAAQGIRHNLDLWESSCIGVQLHATAADSLVAQQIGPIGLTPSELILEMRSLLNKLL; this is translated from the coding sequence ATGGATATGACTCCCCCTAAAGAACTGAGATCTCTCGAACTCATCACTCGACTTCAGCGAGCGCCCACAGAACATAAAGGGAGCGCAGGTAAGGTACTGCTCGTTGGCGGTGCGCCGGGCATGGCTGGAGCCCTCATGTTGTCAGGTAAGGCTGCACTTCACCTAGGAGCGGGTTGGACTATTTTAGAAATGCTGGATCCCACATCCGCTCATGCACTACCGGAACAAGCAGAGCTCATGATCCGCCTTGCCAGCTTTAATGCTCAAACTCAACTAGAAACTACCGCACCGGATGTCATTGCGATTGGGCCGGGCCTGGGGTTTTCTGCTCTGGCTAGGGATTGGCTAATAGCTTCGCTAAGCTATCCAAAGGTGCCACTCGTAATTGATGCCGATGCGCTCAATTTGATTGCCGATAACCCAGAATTCTTAGATCTCCTCAAGCAGCGTAATACAGCATTTCCAGGCATGACCGTACTTACCCCGCATCCCGGAGAGGCGGCACATCTTCTCAACATGACTGCAGCCGGGATACAAGCAAATCGCGCTGCAGCCCTCTCTGATTTAGTCAAACTCACTAATTCTATTGTTGTTCTCAAAGGTCAACATACGCTAGTTGCCTCACCTCTTCACTCAGCTGAACAGTGCTCTCAAGGCAATCCTGGTATGGCCATTGGCGGCATGGGTGATGTCTTAACTGGCACTATCGCAGCCATTGCAGCCCAAGGCATCCGCCACAATCTGGATTTATGGGAGTCTAGCTGTATTGGGGTACAGCTACACGCTACTGCAGCCGATAGTTTGGTAGCGCAGCAGATTGGTCCCATTGGACTTACTCCATCAGAGCTTATTTTGGAGATGCGGAGTCTACTCAACAAGCTGTTATAA
- a CDS encoding DMT family transporter, which translates to MQSVSGILHHRRYVYGLLMAGLGSILFSGKAILIKLAFGYGANAETLIALRMLMALPLFWGIYWWQARRQVMSPLTLKDQIKIFSLGFMGYFLSSYLDFLGLQYISVGLERIVLYLTPTIVLLISYFVLNKSISRLQWYALAVGYLGVIVVFIQDASSTGSMALLGMLLVFASACSYAIYMIGSGEMVRRVGSVRLVVYASSASALMSVIQILIYDPAAVFVQAPQIYWLSLLNASLCTVIPMLLIMIAINRIGSPLVAQAGILGPVSTLFMGWIVLSEPITWLQIGGMGLVMGAMWLLVRNDAPNKQQDLNTTKPIDPEGSGPLS; encoded by the coding sequence ATGCAATCAGTCAGTGGAATTCTTCATCATCGCCGTTACGTCTACGGCCTCTTAATGGCTGGGCTGGGCTCCATACTGTTTTCCGGTAAGGCCATTCTGATTAAACTCGCCTTTGGCTACGGTGCAAATGCTGAGACGCTGATTGCTTTAAGGATGCTGATGGCGCTCCCACTCTTTTGGGGAATTTATTGGTGGCAAGCACGTAGACAAGTCATGAGTCCGCTGACATTGAAAGATCAAATCAAGATATTTTCCCTAGGATTTATGGGCTACTTTCTTTCCAGCTATCTTGATTTTTTAGGGCTGCAATATATTTCCGTTGGACTAGAACGTATCGTGCTTTACCTGACGCCCACGATCGTATTGTTGATTTCTTATTTTGTATTGAACAAATCGATTAGTCGCTTGCAGTGGTATGCATTAGCAGTAGGATATCTTGGCGTGATCGTTGTATTTATCCAAGATGCTAGCTCGACGGGATCAATGGCATTGCTCGGCATGCTACTGGTCTTTGCTAGCGCATGCTCTTATGCGATCTACATGATTGGATCCGGAGAAATGGTTAGACGTGTCGGTAGCGTCCGCTTAGTTGTCTATGCAAGTTCTGCATCAGCACTGATGAGCGTTATTCAAATTTTGATTTATGATCCAGCGGCTGTTTTTGTACAGGCACCGCAAATCTACTGGCTCAGCCTGCTCAATGCCAGTTTATGTACAGTCATTCCAATGTTATTAATCATGATTGCTATTAATCGCATCGGCTCGCCCCTCGTTGCCCAAGCTGGAATACTGGGCCCCGTCTCCACCCTATTTATGGGTTGGATCGTATTGTCTGAACCAATTACTTGGCTTCAAATAGGCGGGATGGGTTTGGTGATGGGAGCGATGTGGTTGCTAGTGCGCAACGATGCGCCGAACAAACAACAGGATCTGAACACTACAAAGCCTATAGATCCGGAGGGATCTGGCCCTCTAAGTTAG
- a CDS encoding protein tyrosine phosphatase, whose translation MNTPLAKLILATIVSASIGLLPLTVVAADPAPAGAPVAAPSATPDTQPEKAAKKTAKKSKKDKKAEKKAKKKSKKKVKAAQEPAAPQQ comes from the coding sequence ATGAACACCCCTTTAGCAAAATTGATCTTAGCCACCATTGTTTCTGCCTCAATTGGTTTATTACCATTGACTGTAGTTGCAGCGGATCCAGCCCCAGCTGGAGCACCTGTGGCAGCTCCTTCAGCGACGCCAGATACCCAGCCAGAAAAAGCGGCAAAGAAGACTGCAAAGAAATCGAAGAAAGATAAAAAGGCGGAGAAGAAGGCAAAGAAAAAATCCAAGAAGAAAGTAAAAGCAGCTCAAGAGCCTGCAGCTCCCCAGCAATAA
- a CDS encoding aminotransferase class V-fold PLP-dependent enzyme, translating to MPGLLPNVDPDGLLEFSVVYTDRSLNHMSEEFKKVIVDISSVLKDAYNASSAVIVPGSGTFGMEAVARQFANNEKCLILRNGWFSYRWTQIFDLANITKDITVIKGRQLEDATQGVFAPAPIEEVVAFIKKEKPAVVFAPHVETSAGIILPDDYLKAVGEAVRSVNGLFVLDCIASGATWVDMKACNIDLLITAPQKGWSSSPCCAMVAMGDRARERIKSTQSSSFSMDLNKWLQIMEAYEKGGHVYHTTMPTDALKILRNVMKETQSLGFAALKAKQQELGDKVRALLVSNGYNSVAAKGFQAPGVVVSYTKDPDIQSGKKFIALGMQTAAGVPLQCDERLDFRTFRLGLFGLEKLAHVDRTVDHLATALEKITETEAQPA from the coding sequence ATGCCAGGCTTGCTCCCAAATGTTGATCCAGACGGTCTCTTAGAGTTCTCAGTTGTTTACACTGACCGCTCGCTAAATCACATGTCTGAAGAATTCAAAAAAGTCATCGTGGATATTTCTAGTGTCTTGAAAGATGCTTACAACGCAAGTTCTGCAGTGATCGTTCCAGGTAGTGGCACTTTTGGTATGGAAGCCGTTGCTCGTCAATTTGCCAATAACGAAAAATGTCTTATTTTGCGTAACGGTTGGTTTAGCTATCGCTGGACTCAGATTTTTGATTTGGCCAATATCACCAAAGACATTACCGTTATTAAAGGTAGGCAATTAGAAGATGCTACGCAAGGTGTATTTGCACCTGCGCCGATCGAAGAAGTAGTGGCTTTTATTAAAAAGGAAAAGCCAGCAGTTGTTTTCGCTCCTCACGTAGAAACTTCCGCAGGCATTATCTTGCCGGATGACTACCTCAAGGCAGTGGGTGAAGCAGTACGCTCAGTCAATGGTTTGTTTGTACTCGATTGCATCGCATCAGGCGCAACTTGGGTAGATATGAAGGCTTGTAATATCGACTTGTTAATCACTGCACCTCAAAAAGGTTGGAGTAGTTCACCTTGCTGCGCAATGGTGGCCATGGGTGATAGAGCACGTGAGCGCATTAAATCAACTCAAAGTAGCAGCTTCTCAATGGATCTGAATAAGTGGCTTCAAATTATGGAAGCCTATGAAAAGGGTGGTCACGTGTATCACACCACCATGCCAACCGATGCGCTCAAAATCTTGCGTAACGTGATGAAAGAAACTCAGTCTTTAGGTTTTGCTGCACTCAAAGCGAAGCAACAAGAGTTGGGTGATAAGGTTCGTGCCTTATTGGTATCCAATGGCTACAACTCGGTTGCAGCTAAAGGCTTTCAGGCTCCCGGTGTAGTGGTGAGCTATACCAAGGATCCGGATATTCAGTCAGGTAAAAAGTTTATTGCTCTTGGTATGCAAACAGCAGCTGGTGTGCCCTTGCAGTGTGATGAGCGTCTAGACTTCCGTACATTCCGCCTCGGCTTATTTGGTCTAGAGAAGTTGGCTCATGTTGACCGTACAGTGGACCATCTTGCAACCGCACTAGAAAAAATTACTGAGACTGAAGCACAGCCAGCTTAA